Proteins co-encoded in one Seriola aureovittata isolate HTS-2021-v1 ecotype China chromosome 1, ASM2101889v1, whole genome shotgun sequence genomic window:
- the LOC130171851 gene encoding excitatory amino acid transporter 3-like produces MIMEESEEVSEAIIEDRTWKRCLDRIVQNIVLVSGLAGFAIGMIITTYVPLSEQDKFYIGFPGEILIRMFQMVSIPLIVTAVVSCVSETVDIPTKMARNVAVYFVLTTLVSVAIGLILVVMVKPGVVSVTEDEKKSSIVYVLLDVASNMVPHNLVQACFQQYQTDRLEMEIHTAEPNSSVETLHTEVRMVGNYVEGANILGLTVCSFTFGIVLKGMGERGRIILNVLSIINQTTKYVVNWILCYLPVGLLFLITRYVVEVLDLDRLYALGNFLAVVFLGLIIHAAIVLPIVYLLSVRRNPWVVFRGVYPALWTALLTSSSSATLPQTFHCCEQRISINRRITCLMLPIATNVSMNGTVLYEVVAAVFIAQLSEINLELRQLLSLGVTSVISTLKAVGIPATGVATTFFVLSAVGLPAMEAAILVVVNWLLDRCNTVVNVWGSCIAVAIINQLSRDEMEKQGANRRRTGSGAERHDQDAEIPSSSQTFESIESFHSVSEDYTD; encoded by the exons ATGATAATGGAGGAATCTGAGGAGGTTAGTGAGGCTATCATCGAAGACAGAACCTGGAAGAGGTGCTTGGACCGCATTGTCCAGAATATAGTGCTGGTTTCAGGTCTGGCAG gGTTTGCTATCGGCATGATCATCACGACCTACGTCCCTCTTTCAGAGCAGGACAAATTCTACATTGGCTTTCCAGGGGAAATACTCATCAGGATGTTTCAGATGGTTTCTATTCCTCTCATTGTGACAGCTGTGGTATCAT gcGTTTCTGAGACAGTTGACATCCCCACAAAAATGGCTAGGAATGTGGCAGTGTACTTTGTCTTGACTACTCTTGTATCTGTGGCCATAG GCCTAATACTGGTAGTGATGGTGAAGCCGGGCGTTGTCTCTGTGACAGAGGATGAGAAAAAGTCCTCCATTGTCTACGTCTTGTTGGATGTAGCAAG taaCATGGTGCCGCATAATCTGGTTCAGGCTTGCTTCCAACAG TATCAGACTGACAGGCTGGAGATGGAAATTCACACAGCTGAGCCAAATTCTAGTGTGGAAACG CTTCACACTGAAGTGAGAATGGTGGGTAACTATGTTGAAGGGGCCAACATACTGGGCCTGACTGTGTGCTCCTTCACTTTTGGAATAGTCCTCAAGgggatgggagagagagggagaatcaTATTGAATGTCCTTTCCATCATCAACCAGACCACGAAATATGTGGTTAACTGGATTCTCTG CTACCTTCCAGTTGGGTTGCTGTTTTTGATCACAAGATATGTTGTTGAGGTTCTGGACTTGGATAGATTGTACGCACTGGGAAACTTCTTGGCTGTGGTTTTTCTTGG GCTCATAATCCATGCAGCAATAGTTCTACCAATTGTCTATCTGCTGAGTGTGAGACGTAACCCCTGGGTAGTCTTCAGGGGGGTTTATCCTGCGTTATGGACTGCACTGCTCACTTCATCCAG CTCTGCCACCCTGCCGCAGACTTTTCATTGCTGTGAGCAGAGAATCTCGATCAACCGCAGAATCACTTGCCTCATGTTGCCCATTGCAACCAATGTCAGCATGAATGGAACAGTCCTTTATGAGGTGGTCGCAGCGGTCTTCATTGCCCAACTCAGCGAAATCAATCTGGAGTTGAGACAACTACTCTCCCTTGG aGTGACATCAGTAATCTCCACCTTAAAAGCAGTGGGGATCCCAGCGACCGGAGTGGCGaccactttctttgttttgagtGCAGTCGGTTTGCCTGCAATGGAAGCTGCCATTTTGGTGGTTGTAAATTGGCTGCT aGACCGCTGCAACACTGTTGTCAATGTTTGGGGAAGCTGCATTGCCGTGGCAATCATTAACCAACTGTCCAGAGATGAAATGGAGAAGCAAGGTGCAAACAGGAGAAG AACTGGCAGTGGTGCTGAGAGGCACGACCAGGATGCAGAAATCCCTTCCAGCAGCCAGACCTTTGAGAGTATTGAATCCTTTCACTCTGTGTCAGAAGATTACACTGACTGA
- the zgc:123258 gene encoding signal peptide peptidase-like 2A isoform X3 has product MERAANFVILSMIFMVSQINCQEAILHISNGSTEREYCIVHNHSWTPLSQTLDTATQYPLMNMTSTVLCNSTGISPDVVKGKALVVTRGDCDFSQKALVAQSLGATALLIASNTSLITPSANDSEYAKVHIPLALMRYRDFLEAQQVFGERMLVKLYAPPHSKIDPSIALILLISIVTVALGGYWSGACERDRLKSGVAGVGGGESKADSGELFLYSPLKVVIFVAMMCGMLVLMYFFYNVLVYVIIAIFCLASASALFSCLDAVMEKIGCGTVSFSIRNWNFSLRSLILAAVCISIAVVWGVYRNEDRWIWILQDLLGIAFCLNFMKTISLSNFKICVILLSLLLVYDVFFVFITPFFTKNGVSIMVQVALGPDASGEKLPVVMRVPRFSAWAQNLCGMQFSILGYGDIIVPGLLVAYCSRFDVWINSSKKIYFVSCCIAYLLGMILTFVVMLLSGMGQPALLYLVPFTLITSAVVAGCRGEMRQFWAGTTYEVLDSSREPLLPEGRTDRSVGGERC; this is encoded by the exons ATGGAAAGAGCTGCCAACTTCGTTATATTGTCGATGATTTTCATGGTATCACAG ATAAACTGCCAAGAAGCGATTCTGCACATTTCAAATGGAAGTACAGAACGGGAGTACTGCATTGTCCACAATCACTCATGGACCCCCTTGTCACAAACCCTTGACACTGCA ACGCAGTATCCGCTGATGAATATGACTTCCACCGTGCTGTGTAACAGCACAGGGATCAGTCCAGATGTGGTAAAAGGCAAAGCATTGGTGGTGACTAGAGGGGACTGTGATTTCAGCCAGAAAGCTCTGGTTGCTCAGAGCCTTGGAGCTACAGCTTTGCTCATTGCCAGCAACACATCATTG ATTACTCCATCAGCCAATGACTCTGAGTACGCAAAGGTCCACATTCCTCTGGCTCTCATGAGGTACAGGGACTTCCTGGAAGCACAACAG GTGTTTGGAGAAAGGATGCTTGTGAAGCTGTATGCTCCACCTCATTCAAAGATTGATCCAAGTATTGCACTCATCTTACTGATTTCCATTGTCACGGTTGCATTGGGCGGCTACTGGAGTGGGGCATGTGAGAG AGACCGGTTGAAAAGTGGTGTGGCTGGAGTAGGAGGGGGAGAAAGCAAAGCAGACAGTGGAGAGCTTTTCCTGTACTCTCCTCTCAAAGTGGTTATCTTTGTCGCCATGATGTGTGGGATGCTGGTCCTCATGTACTTCTTCTACAATGTCCTTG tttACGTCATTATTGCCATATTCTGCCTGGCATCTGCCTCTGCACTGTTCAGCTGCCTTGATGCAGTGATGGAAAAAATTGGCTGTGGCACTGTGAG CTTCTCTATCCGAAATTGGAACTTCTCATTGAGGTCTCTCATACTGGCTGCTGTGTGCATTAGCATTGCTGTGGTCTGGGGAGTCTACAGAAATGAAGACAG GTGGATCTGGATCTTGCAGGACCTCCTCGGCATTGCTTTCTGCCTCAACTTCATGAAGACCATTTCTCTGTCCAATTTCAAG ATCTGCGTGATTCTGCTGAGCCTCCTGCTTGTGTATGACGTCTTTTTCGTTTTCATTACTCCTTTCTTCACCAAG AATGGGGTGAGCATTATGGTGCAGGTTGCCCTGGGCCCAGACGCATCTGGGGAAAAG ctgCCAGTGGTGATGCGTGTCCCACGGTTCTCAGCTTGGGCTCAGAACCTGTGTGGGATGCAGTTCTCCATCCTGGGTTACGGAGATATCATTGTTCCAG GTCTCCTTGTGGCCTACTGCAGCAGGTTTGATGTTTGGATCAACAGTAGCAAGAAGATCTACTTTGTCAGCTGCTGCATAG CCTATCTACTGGGAATGATCCTAACATTTGTCGTGATGCTGCTGTCAGGGATGGGTCAGCCTGCTCTACTCTACCTGGTGCCCTTCACCCTAATAACCTCCGCTGTGGTGGCTGGGTGCCGGGGAGAGATGAGGCAGTTCTGGGCAGGAACCACTTATGAG GTCTTGGACTCATCCAGGGAACCTTTGTTGCCAG aaGGAAGAACTGACAGATCCgtaggaggagagagatgctGA
- the zgc:123258 gene encoding signal peptide peptidase-like 2A isoform X1, with protein sequence MERAANFVILSMIFMVSQINCQEAILHISNGSTEREYCIVHNHSWTPLSQTLDTATQYPLMNMTSTVLCNSTGISPDVVKGKALVVTRGDCDFSQKALVAQSLGATALLIASNTSLITPSANDSEYAKVHIPLALMRYRDFLEAQQVFGERMLVKLYAPPHSKIDPSIALILLISIVTVALGGYWSGACERDRLKSGVAGVGGGESKADSGELFLYSPLKVVIFVAMMCGMLVLMYFFYNVLVYVIIAIFCLASASALFSCLDAVMEKIGCGTVSFSIRNWNFSLRSLILAAVCISIAVVWGVYRNEDRWIWILQDLLGIAFCLNFMKTISLSNFKICVILLSLLLVYDVFFVFITPFFTKNGVSIMVQVALGPDASGEKTQGNMVEVPAEPQASSEKLPVVMRVPRFSAWAQNLCGMQFSILGYGDIIVPGLLVAYCSRFDVWINSSKKIYFVSCCIAYLLGMILTFVVMLLSGMGQPALLYLVPFTLITSAVVAGCRGEMRQFWAGTTYEVLDSSREPLLPEGRTDRSVGGERC encoded by the exons ATGGAAAGAGCTGCCAACTTCGTTATATTGTCGATGATTTTCATGGTATCACAG ATAAACTGCCAAGAAGCGATTCTGCACATTTCAAATGGAAGTACAGAACGGGAGTACTGCATTGTCCACAATCACTCATGGACCCCCTTGTCACAAACCCTTGACACTGCA ACGCAGTATCCGCTGATGAATATGACTTCCACCGTGCTGTGTAACAGCACAGGGATCAGTCCAGATGTGGTAAAAGGCAAAGCATTGGTGGTGACTAGAGGGGACTGTGATTTCAGCCAGAAAGCTCTGGTTGCTCAGAGCCTTGGAGCTACAGCTTTGCTCATTGCCAGCAACACATCATTG ATTACTCCATCAGCCAATGACTCTGAGTACGCAAAGGTCCACATTCCTCTGGCTCTCATGAGGTACAGGGACTTCCTGGAAGCACAACAG GTGTTTGGAGAAAGGATGCTTGTGAAGCTGTATGCTCCACCTCATTCAAAGATTGATCCAAGTATTGCACTCATCTTACTGATTTCCATTGTCACGGTTGCATTGGGCGGCTACTGGAGTGGGGCATGTGAGAG AGACCGGTTGAAAAGTGGTGTGGCTGGAGTAGGAGGGGGAGAAAGCAAAGCAGACAGTGGAGAGCTTTTCCTGTACTCTCCTCTCAAAGTGGTTATCTTTGTCGCCATGATGTGTGGGATGCTGGTCCTCATGTACTTCTTCTACAATGTCCTTG tttACGTCATTATTGCCATATTCTGCCTGGCATCTGCCTCTGCACTGTTCAGCTGCCTTGATGCAGTGATGGAAAAAATTGGCTGTGGCACTGTGAG CTTCTCTATCCGAAATTGGAACTTCTCATTGAGGTCTCTCATACTGGCTGCTGTGTGCATTAGCATTGCTGTGGTCTGGGGAGTCTACAGAAATGAAGACAG GTGGATCTGGATCTTGCAGGACCTCCTCGGCATTGCTTTCTGCCTCAACTTCATGAAGACCATTTCTCTGTCCAATTTCAAG ATCTGCGTGATTCTGCTGAGCCTCCTGCTTGTGTATGACGTCTTTTTCGTTTTCATTACTCCTTTCTTCACCAAG AATGGGGTGAGCATTATGGTGCAGGTTGCCCTGGGCCCAGACGCATCTGGGGAAAAG ACGCAAGGTAACATGGTGGAGGTCCCCGCTGAACCCCAGGCGTCCTCTGAGAAA ctgCCAGTGGTGATGCGTGTCCCACGGTTCTCAGCTTGGGCTCAGAACCTGTGTGGGATGCAGTTCTCCATCCTGGGTTACGGAGATATCATTGTTCCAG GTCTCCTTGTGGCCTACTGCAGCAGGTTTGATGTTTGGATCAACAGTAGCAAGAAGATCTACTTTGTCAGCTGCTGCATAG CCTATCTACTGGGAATGATCCTAACATTTGTCGTGATGCTGCTGTCAGGGATGGGTCAGCCTGCTCTACTCTACCTGGTGCCCTTCACCCTAATAACCTCCGCTGTGGTGGCTGGGTGCCGGGGAGAGATGAGGCAGTTCTGGGCAGGAACCACTTATGAG GTCTTGGACTCATCCAGGGAACCTTTGTTGCCAG aaGGAAGAACTGACAGATCCgtaggaggagagagatgctGA
- the zgc:123258 gene encoding signal peptide peptidase-like 2A isoform X2, which yields MERAANFVILSMIFMVSQINCQEAILHISNGSTEREYCIVHNHSWTPLSQTLDTATQYPLMNMTSTVLCNSTGISPDVVKGKALVVTRGDCDFSQKALVAQSLGATALLIASNTSLITPSANDSEYAKVHIPLALMRYRDFLEAQQVFGERMLVKLYAPPHSKIDPSIALILLISIVTVALGGYWSGACERDRLKSGVAGVGGGESKADSGELFLYSPLKVVIFVAMMCGMLVLMYFFYNVLVYVIIAIFCLASASALFSCLDAVMEKIGCGTVSFSIRNWNFSLRSLILAAVCISIAVVWGVYRNEDRWIWILQDLLGIAFCLNFMKTISLSNFKICVILLSLLLVYDVFFVFITPFFTKNGVSIMVQVALGPDASGEKTQGNMVEVPAEPQASSEKLPVVMRVPRFSAWAQNLCGMQFSILGYGDIIVPGLLVAYCSRFDVWINSSKKIYFVSCCIAYLLGMILTFVVMLLSGMGQPALLYLVPFTLITSAVVAGCRGEMRQFWAGTTYEKEELTDP from the exons ATGGAAAGAGCTGCCAACTTCGTTATATTGTCGATGATTTTCATGGTATCACAG ATAAACTGCCAAGAAGCGATTCTGCACATTTCAAATGGAAGTACAGAACGGGAGTACTGCATTGTCCACAATCACTCATGGACCCCCTTGTCACAAACCCTTGACACTGCA ACGCAGTATCCGCTGATGAATATGACTTCCACCGTGCTGTGTAACAGCACAGGGATCAGTCCAGATGTGGTAAAAGGCAAAGCATTGGTGGTGACTAGAGGGGACTGTGATTTCAGCCAGAAAGCTCTGGTTGCTCAGAGCCTTGGAGCTACAGCTTTGCTCATTGCCAGCAACACATCATTG ATTACTCCATCAGCCAATGACTCTGAGTACGCAAAGGTCCACATTCCTCTGGCTCTCATGAGGTACAGGGACTTCCTGGAAGCACAACAG GTGTTTGGAGAAAGGATGCTTGTGAAGCTGTATGCTCCACCTCATTCAAAGATTGATCCAAGTATTGCACTCATCTTACTGATTTCCATTGTCACGGTTGCATTGGGCGGCTACTGGAGTGGGGCATGTGAGAG AGACCGGTTGAAAAGTGGTGTGGCTGGAGTAGGAGGGGGAGAAAGCAAAGCAGACAGTGGAGAGCTTTTCCTGTACTCTCCTCTCAAAGTGGTTATCTTTGTCGCCATGATGTGTGGGATGCTGGTCCTCATGTACTTCTTCTACAATGTCCTTG tttACGTCATTATTGCCATATTCTGCCTGGCATCTGCCTCTGCACTGTTCAGCTGCCTTGATGCAGTGATGGAAAAAATTGGCTGTGGCACTGTGAG CTTCTCTATCCGAAATTGGAACTTCTCATTGAGGTCTCTCATACTGGCTGCTGTGTGCATTAGCATTGCTGTGGTCTGGGGAGTCTACAGAAATGAAGACAG GTGGATCTGGATCTTGCAGGACCTCCTCGGCATTGCTTTCTGCCTCAACTTCATGAAGACCATTTCTCTGTCCAATTTCAAG ATCTGCGTGATTCTGCTGAGCCTCCTGCTTGTGTATGACGTCTTTTTCGTTTTCATTACTCCTTTCTTCACCAAG AATGGGGTGAGCATTATGGTGCAGGTTGCCCTGGGCCCAGACGCATCTGGGGAAAAG ACGCAAGGTAACATGGTGGAGGTCCCCGCTGAACCCCAGGCGTCCTCTGAGAAA ctgCCAGTGGTGATGCGTGTCCCACGGTTCTCAGCTTGGGCTCAGAACCTGTGTGGGATGCAGTTCTCCATCCTGGGTTACGGAGATATCATTGTTCCAG GTCTCCTTGTGGCCTACTGCAGCAGGTTTGATGTTTGGATCAACAGTAGCAAGAAGATCTACTTTGTCAGCTGCTGCATAG CCTATCTACTGGGAATGATCCTAACATTTGTCGTGATGCTGCTGTCAGGGATGGGTCAGCCTGCTCTACTCTACCTGGTGCCCTTCACCCTAATAACCTCCGCTGTGGTGGCTGGGTGCCGGGGAGAGATGAGGCAGTTCTGGGCAGGAACCACTTATGAG aaGGAAGAACTGACAGATCCgtag